GGCTTTCAACGCGCTGAGGAGTGTGTCGATCTCCGCGTCGGTGCCGACGGAGATCCGCAGCCCATCATACGCGCCCTCGGGGGCGCCGAGCGGACCGGCCGCGTAGTTCATGTAGCGGACCAGGATCTTTCGGCGCTTTAACTCTTCGTAAATGGGTTTCACGGGTCGATCGGATCGACGGCACCACACGAAGTTCGCGTGGCTCGGCAGCACGTCGAAGCCTAGCTCAGTGAGTTCCTGCGTCATTCTCACGCGGGTAGCGATGATCTTCGCACGCACTTCATGGAAGTAATCCTGGTCTTCGACCGCGGCGGTCGCGGCGGCGAGACTCAGCACGTCACAGTTGTAAGAGTCTTTCACTTTTGCCAACTCGCGGACCAACTCCGGTGCAGCGATCGCGAACCCGAACCGGATACCCGCGAGCGAATAGGACTTGCTCAGGGTCCGCGTGATGATGAGGTTCGGCGTGCTCGAGAGGAGCTCCAATCCGCTCCACGATGTGAAGTCGGCATACGCTTCATCGAGGACCAGCGGCGCGGGCGCGAGTGCCTTCGCGAGTCGGGTCACCGTCTCGGGATCGACGATCGTTCCCGAGGGGGAGTTCGGGTTCGGGAGGAACGTGAGGTTCGCTTGCGCGGCCCAGGAATCCAGTGTTCGCCAGTCCGCGCTGAAGCGAACCGAGAGGAACTGTGCGCCCTGAATTTCCGCGAGCGAGCGGTACAGGATGTAGCTCGGTATCGGCGACGCGATCAGCCCGCCTTCGGGTACGAACGTGCGCGTGAGAATTGTGAGGATGTCGTCCGAGCCGTTGCCGATGAGGATGCCATCGGGGTCGACGTTCAGCACGCGGCCCGCGGTTTTGCGGAACGTGTCGCCGAGCGGTTGCGGGTACTTTCGCAGGCTATTCGGCGTGAGGGCGGTCCGAATTGCTTCAAATACCCGCGGACTCGGCGGGTACGGGTTCTCGTTCGTGTTAAGCTTGGTGATGTCAGGGTCGTTGAGTTGCTCGCCCGGAACGTACCCGGCCATTGCGCAAATGTTGGAGCGGACAGTCATGGCGAACGGCCGGTGTGAGCCGGCTGGTGAGGCCCGCACAAAGCGGGAATTGTTTTGGTAAGTGGGCTGCTACGAACGGAAAACACCGGCCGGCTTGCACCGGCCGTTCGCCGTTACTTCTTTGCGGGTGTGGCGGCCGGCACCTTGTCCGGCTTCGGCTTGGGGCGAGCGGCGGGGCCGTTGTCGTTGGCCCGCAGTTCGACGCTGGCCGCGTGGCCGGTGAGACCTTCCCGGTTCGCCATGAAGATGACGTCGCTGGCGATGTCCTTTAGCCCGTTGCGCGTGAACCGCAAGATGCTCGTGCGCTTGCGGAAGTCGTTGGTCGTCAGCCCGCTCGCGAACCGGGCGGTGCCGCCCGTCGGGAGCACGTGCGACGGGCCGGCCGCGTAGTCGCCGACGGCGACCGGGGTGAACGGCCCCAGGAACACGGCGCCGGCACTGTCGATGTCGTCGAGGATCGCGTCCGGGTCACGGGTTTGAATGTGTAGGTGCTCGGGGGCCATCGCGTTCACGCAGTCCACGGCCGAGGCCTTGTTCGGCGCGAGGATCAGTGCGCCGAAGCGCTCCAAGCTGTCGCGGGCGAGGTCGGCACGCGACAGCTTCGCGAGCCGCTTCGTGAGCGCGTCCTGGACCTCGTTGATGAGCGGCTCGTACCACGTCACCAGCACGGCCACACCCGGCGAGTGTTCGGCCTGAGCGATGAGGTCGAGGGCGACGTAATCGGGGTGGGCGGAATCGTCCGCGAGAACCACGATTTCGCTCGGCCCCGCGAGACAGTCGATCGCGACCTGGCCGAACACATACTTCTTCGCGAGTGCCACGTACTGGTTGCCGGGGCCGACGATCATATCGACCGGCTTCAGCCCCTCGACGCCGTAAGCCATCGCCGCGATCGCCTGGGCGCCGCCGAGCCGGTACACTTCAGTGATCCCGAGCTCGTGGCATGTCGCGAGCATCTCGCGGTTGTATGCCCCGGTCGCGTTCGGGGGCATGGTCACGATGATCTGCTCGCACCCGGCGACTTGGGCCGGGCACACGGTCATGAGTAGCGTGGACGGGTACGCTGCCGCTCCACCGGGGCAGTACACCCCGACGCGCTTTAACGCCCGGTATCGCACCTGGAGTTCGTGCTTGCCCGAAACGGGCATGACCGCGTCGCGCTGGAGCAGCCCCGATTGGAACTGCATCACGTTGTAGCGCACTTGTCGGATGACTTCGAGGAAGTCGTCGCCGATGTTCGCGTGGGCCTCGGCGAGTTCGGCGGGCTTCACGCGGAGCTGGTCCGCCTTCAGCTTCACGCCGTCGAAGAGTTCAGTGTAGTTCAGGGCCGCGGAGAGCCCCTTTTCGCGCACGTCGTTGCAGATGCGCTCGACCGCGCGGACCGGCGGGAGCGCCTCACCGAAGACGGCCTGAGTTTTCTTCTTGCTGGCGGCCGAGACGATCTCGGTATCGGTGCGGAACTGGTCGCGAAGTTTGACGATCTGAGCCGCGGCGTTACTGGCTGTGAGATCAATCCGCCGCAGCTTGAGAGCTGACATCTGGTGAACCTCACGGGGTGCGTGGGAGGAACGCTTCCCGTCTGAGCGGAACTTCACGACACGGCCCAATCCGCACGAACCGCGCGGCGGGCAAATCTTTCCTTTGTTATATGGCTATTGGCCTTACGTTACAAGGAATCGAGCCGCTTCGCGACCCGGGAGTCGGTGCAAATTGTGCCGAATACGCG
The Gemmata palustris DNA segment above includes these coding regions:
- the hisC gene encoding histidinol-phosphate transaminase — protein: MTVRSNICAMAGYVPGEQLNDPDITKLNTNENPYPPSPRVFEAIRTALTPNSLRKYPQPLGDTFRKTAGRVLNVDPDGILIGNGSDDILTILTRTFVPEGGLIASPIPSYILYRSLAEIQGAQFLSVRFSADWRTLDSWAAQANLTFLPNPNSPSGTIVDPETVTRLAKALAPAPLVLDEAYADFTSWSGLELLSSTPNLIITRTLSKSYSLAGIRFGFAIAAPELVRELAKVKDSYNCDVLSLAAATAAVEDQDYFHEVRAKIIATRVRMTQELTELGFDVLPSHANFVWCRRSDRPVKPIYEELKRRKILVRYMNYAAGPLGAPEGAYDGLRISVGTDAEIDTLLSALKAIL
- the hisD gene encoding histidinol dehydrogenase, with translation MSALKLRRIDLTASNAAAQIVKLRDQFRTDTEIVSAASKKKTQAVFGEALPPVRAVERICNDVREKGLSAALNYTELFDGVKLKADQLRVKPAELAEAHANIGDDFLEVIRQVRYNVMQFQSGLLQRDAVMPVSGKHELQVRYRALKRVGVYCPGGAAAYPSTLLMTVCPAQVAGCEQIIVTMPPNATGAYNREMLATCHELGITEVYRLGGAQAIAAMAYGVEGLKPVDMIVGPGNQYVALAKKYVFGQVAIDCLAGPSEIVVLADDSAHPDYVALDLIAQAEHSPGVAVLVTWYEPLINEVQDALTKRLAKLSRADLARDSLERFGALILAPNKASAVDCVNAMAPEHLHIQTRDPDAILDDIDSAGAVFLGPFTPVAVGDYAAGPSHVLPTGGTARFASGLTTNDFRKRTSILRFTRNGLKDIASDVIFMANREGLTGHAASVELRANDNGPAARPKPKPDKVPAATPAKK